Proteins encoded within one genomic window of Haloplanus vescus:
- a CDS encoding CDC48 family AAA ATPase has product MKLVVKPLKQKDAGRGLAAIDRAAVADMGLEVGDYIRIEGSEGTAIARVWPGHPEDQGAGIIRIDGQLRQQANVGIDDRVEVEKAEVKPAEQVTVALPQQIGIRGDIGHYLRDKLTDKPITKGQTLRVPFGFGFMSGRQSQALPLKVADTDPSGTVVVTDSTEIVISEQPAEQIRETAEGEEHADTPDVTYEDIGGLDRELEQVREMIELPMRHPELFRRLGIDPPKGVLLHGPPGTGKTLIAKAVANEIDASFHNISGPEIMSKYYGESEEQLREVFEEAEENAPAIVFIDEIDSIAPKRGEAGGDVERRVVAQLLSLMDGLEERGEVVVIGATNRVDAIDPALRRGGRFDREIEIGVPDRDGRREILQVHTRNMPLAEDVDIDAFAESTHGYVGADLESLAKEAAMSALRRIRPDIDLDAEEIDAEILESLEVDEDDFQEALKGIEPSALREVFVEVPDVTWEDVGGLEDTKERLRETIQWPLDYPEVFEAMDMESAKGVLMYGPPGTGKTLLAKAVANEAESNFISVKGPELLDKYVGESEKGVREIFSKARENAPTVIFFDEIDAIATERGRNSGDSGVSERVVSQLLTELDGLETLEDVVVIATSNRPDLIDSALLRPGRLDRHVHVPVPDEVARRAIFEVHTRDKPLADDVDLDSLARRTENYVGADIEAVCREASMAASRELINSVSPDEIGESLGNVRITMDHFEQALGEVTASVTEETRERYAEIEQRFTNDEPEVGAETETSRTFH; this is encoded by the coding sequence ATGAAACTCGTCGTCAAACCACTGAAACAGAAGGACGCCGGTCGTGGCCTCGCTGCCATCGACCGCGCGGCCGTCGCCGACATGGGTCTCGAAGTCGGGGACTACATTCGTATCGAGGGGAGCGAGGGCACGGCCATCGCACGCGTCTGGCCCGGCCACCCCGAGGACCAGGGCGCGGGCATCATCCGCATCGACGGTCAGCTTCGCCAGCAGGCCAACGTCGGCATCGACGACCGCGTCGAGGTCGAGAAGGCCGAGGTGAAGCCGGCCGAACAGGTGACGGTCGCCCTGCCCCAGCAGATCGGTATCCGCGGGGACATCGGTCACTACCTGCGTGACAAGCTGACCGACAAACCGATCACGAAGGGCCAGACGCTCCGCGTCCCCTTCGGCTTCGGCTTCATGAGCGGTCGCCAGAGTCAGGCGCTCCCGCTGAAGGTGGCCGACACCGACCCCTCGGGGACGGTCGTCGTCACCGACTCGACGGAGATCGTCATCAGCGAACAGCCCGCCGAACAGATTCGCGAGACGGCCGAGGGCGAGGAACACGCCGACACGCCGGACGTGACCTACGAGGACATCGGTGGCCTCGACCGCGAACTCGAACAGGTTCGCGAGATGATCGAGCTGCCGATGCGCCACCCCGAACTGTTCCGTCGGCTGGGCATCGACCCGCCGAAGGGCGTGCTCCTGCACGGCCCGCCGGGAACCGGGAAGACGCTCATCGCCAAGGCCGTCGCCAACGAAATCGACGCCTCCTTCCACAACATCTCCGGCCCGGAGATCATGTCGAAGTACTACGGCGAGAGCGAGGAGCAGCTCCGCGAGGTCTTCGAGGAGGCCGAGGAGAACGCTCCGGCCATCGTCTTCATCGACGAAATCGACTCCATCGCGCCCAAGCGCGGTGAAGCCGGTGGCGACGTGGAACGCCGCGTCGTCGCCCAGCTGCTCTCGCTGATGGATGGCCTCGAAGAGCGAGGCGAAGTCGTCGTCATCGGCGCGACCAACCGCGTCGACGCCATCGACCCCGCGCTCCGCCGTGGCGGTCGCTTCGACCGCGAAATCGAAATCGGCGTCCCCGACCGCGACGGGCGCCGCGAAATCCTGCAGGTCCACACCCGCAACATGCCCCTCGCCGAGGACGTCGACATCGACGCCTTCGCTGAGTCCACGCACGGTTACGTGGGTGCGGACCTCGAGAGCCTCGCGAAGGAAGCCGCGATGAGCGCGCTCCGTCGCATCCGGCCCGACATCGACCTCGACGCCGAGGAAATCGACGCCGAAATCCTCGAATCGCTCGAAGTCGACGAGGACGACTTCCAGGAGGCGCTGAAGGGCATCGAACCCTCCGCGCTGCGCGAAGTCTTCGTCGAAGTGCCCGACGTCACGTGGGAGGACGTGGGCGGACTTGAGGACACGAAAGAGCGCCTCCGCGAGACCATCCAGTGGCCCCTCGACTACCCCGAGGTGTTCGAGGCCATGGACATGGAGTCCGCGAAGGGCGTTCTCATGTACGGCCCGCCGGGGACGGGGAAGACCCTCCTCGCCAAGGCCGTCGCCAACGAGGCCGAGTCCAACTTCATCTCGGTGAAGGGGCCGGAACTCCTCGACAAGTACGTCGGCGAGTCGGAGAAGGGCGTCCGCGAGATATTCAGCAAGGCTCGCGAGAACGCTCCGACGGTGATCTTCTTCGACGAAATCGACGCCATCGCGACCGAACGGGGTCGCAACTCCGGTGACTCCGGCGTCTCGGAGCGCGTCGTCTCGCAGCTGCTCACCGAACTCGACGGGCTGGAGACGCTAGAGGACGTGGTCGTGATTGCCACCTCCAACCGCCCGGACCTCATCGACTCGGCGCTCCTGCGCCCCGGTCGCTTGGACCGTCACGTCCACGTGCCCGTTCCCGACGAGGTTGCACGGCGCGCCATCTTCGAGGTCCACACCCGCGACAAACCGCTCGCGGACGACGTCGACCTCGACAGTCTCGCACGCCGGACGGAGAACTACGTCGGCGCCGACATCGAGGCCGTCTGCCGCGAGGCGTCGATGGCCGCCAGCCGCGAGCTCA
- a CDS encoding DUF7127 family protein, with the protein MVNQQYTGENEQFVRRYEYGEEWVVAADIGVNGDHVDVDVAGETAIVLVDGETQLEFDVPGSAESVDTNNGVLVVRGSL; encoded by the coding sequence ATGGTAAACCAACAATACACCGGTGAGAACGAGCAATTCGTTCGCCGGTACGAGTACGGCGAGGAGTGGGTCGTCGCGGCGGACATCGGTGTGAACGGGGACCACGTGGACGTGGACGTGGCCGGAGAGACGGCCATCGTGCTCGTCGACGGGGAAACCCAACTCGAGTTCGACGTTCCCGGAAGTGCCGAAAGTGTTGACACGAACAACGGCGTACTCGTCGTGAGGGGAAGCCTATGA